In Streptomyces puniciscabiei, a single genomic region encodes these proteins:
- a CDS encoding type I polyketide synthase: protein MTERQVPVAVVGMAVLLPGAPGLEAYWRNLRDGVDAIGEVPADRWDADYYRPGSATGPAAPDRIYCRRGGFVDGLAEVDVTRYGIMPASVPGTEPDQLIALDVAAAALADAGGEERLPERHRIGVALGRGGYLTPGLVRLDQRVRTAAQLTRTLGELLPGLSGAQLDRVRTAFTERLGPDSPESAIGLVPNLAASRIANRLDLRGPAYTVDAACASSLVAVDQAVTALTTGRCDLMLAGGVHHCHDITLWSVFAQLRALSPSQRIRPFHRDADGILIGEGTGVVVLKRLADAERDGDRVYAVIRGTGVASDGRTASPAAPDPGGQTRAVRQAWRAAGLDPAAPDSIGLLEAHGTATPAGDTAELTTLAEVFGPAQGMGRRPVLGSVKSMIGHTMPAAGVAGLVKAALALHHGTLLPTLHCDDPHPALAATRFRTLERARPWETDARRPVRRAAVNAFGFGGINAHVVLEEAPGSGSAPGESGRARAGRAEASRVRSGPAEAAGARARAGRVEAACAGAAARETGGTGAGVQPGERDRSVSAGALSPGSAKPEATRPRSAPGEAPGVRPASPPAQVTEPERILLLAADGVADLAALLGGDDAAVLAAGLDPDLPHADAGPARLGIVAPTAKRLALARRAVAKGRGWHGRGDVWFRPHPLLGPAGGGRLAFVFPGLEGDFAPRTDDIAAHFGLTPLPGGDVRVGDVGRHGFGVVGVGRLLDRALRRMGVVPDAVAGHSVGEWTAMAAGGLYAPDQVDAFMAGFDPDALTVPGLTFAALGTSAAHVRAALAESWADSGIVLSHDNAPRQSMVCGPGAAVEELVRSLRARGVICQVLPFRSGFHTPMLQPYLAPIEEAAGRFRLHPPTVPVWSGTTAAPFPQAEGAVRELFVRHLLEPVRFRELTEALYAAGHRVFVQVGPGRLTSLITDTLGDRDHLTVAANAPERSGMSQLRRVAVALWAAGASVAPAVRRHTAATPSVSAAPWTAAAPSAVASGTAAITSPVSPRTAATAPARRRLPPVRLDLGGALVSLDGPVLDALRAELRSAFPAVRPAPTVRQGLSAAQPAPVTGPRAPAGHPAPGHRPGRPAVAQPVPAAGPSGAALGGLEGLAAHSPAAAELTALLRDTADTAAELIAASARRNRTATTTATAATTAPAAVAPSPRPGTLPTRPAPAPAPAPAAPAPAAPAPASTAPVLATPPVRPAPAPGPVTPNPTTTTLHVSPRTMPHLLDHCFFRQRPDWPDMEDRWPVVPATTIVRHMMDAAEAAVPGLRAVAVREARFDRWLTAAPPVDVPVTVTPAPGHPDRVTVAFGPTARATVELARRHPAPPPPRPLPDVPERRPEHTAAELYRDRWMFHGPGFQGLTDLTAIGERHIRGVITAPAAPGALLDNVGQLLGYWIMATGTERTVVFPVRMRHLRFHGPHPAPGTEVGCVLRITSLTDTVLEADAELTVGGRVWAVIGGWQDRRFDNDPTTRPVERFPERNTLSQAMPGGWTLVHERWPDLASRELIMRNSLGGAERAEYAARPPRGRRQWLLGRIAVKDAVRQWLWQHAEGPVFPAELRVRNDELGRPYVTGAHGRTPPPLDVSLAHRAEAAVAIVRPHSPRPGPGIDIEEVTERDRATLATALGPAELRLLRASAAEGGEAVWFTRFWAAKEAVAKAEGVGFGGRPRDFAVLETAPDGSRLLVSGRLERVHTVHCAPVANPPGLPKRTYVVAWTTGPGADDGHIHEAPDDAAEEFPR from the coding sequence ATGACCGAACGTCAAGTTCCCGTCGCCGTCGTCGGGATGGCGGTGCTGCTGCCCGGCGCCCCCGGGCTCGAGGCCTACTGGCGCAACCTGCGCGACGGAGTCGACGCGATCGGCGAGGTCCCCGCGGACCGGTGGGACGCCGACTACTACCGGCCCGGCTCGGCCACCGGACCCGCCGCGCCCGACCGGATCTACTGCCGGCGCGGCGGATTCGTGGACGGCCTCGCCGAGGTGGACGTCACCCGATACGGCATCATGCCCGCCTCGGTGCCCGGCACCGAGCCCGACCAGCTGATCGCCCTCGACGTGGCCGCCGCCGCGCTCGCGGACGCCGGCGGCGAGGAACGGCTGCCCGAACGGCACCGGATCGGCGTGGCCCTGGGCCGCGGCGGCTACCTCACCCCCGGCCTGGTCCGCCTCGACCAGCGGGTACGCACGGCCGCGCAACTCACCCGCACCCTGGGCGAGTTGTTACCCGGCCTCTCCGGGGCCCAACTCGACCGCGTCCGCACGGCGTTCACCGAACGGCTCGGCCCCGACAGCCCGGAGTCCGCGATCGGCCTGGTCCCCAACCTGGCCGCCTCGCGCATCGCCAACCGGCTCGACCTGCGCGGCCCCGCCTACACCGTGGACGCCGCCTGCGCCTCCTCCCTGGTCGCCGTGGACCAGGCGGTCACCGCACTCACCACCGGCCGCTGCGACCTGATGCTGGCCGGGGGAGTGCACCACTGCCACGACATCACGCTCTGGAGCGTCTTCGCGCAACTGCGCGCGCTCTCCCCGAGCCAGCGCATCCGCCCCTTCCACCGTGACGCCGACGGCATCCTCATCGGCGAGGGCACCGGCGTCGTCGTACTGAAGCGGCTCGCGGACGCCGAACGCGACGGTGACCGGGTGTACGCGGTGATCCGGGGCACCGGCGTGGCGAGCGACGGCCGTACGGCGTCACCGGCCGCACCCGACCCGGGCGGGCAGACCAGAGCCGTACGCCAGGCCTGGCGGGCCGCCGGGCTCGACCCCGCCGCGCCGGACTCCATCGGCCTGCTGGAGGCGCACGGCACCGCCACCCCTGCCGGGGACACGGCCGAACTCACCACTCTCGCCGAGGTGTTCGGGCCCGCCCAGGGTATGGGCCGCCGCCCGGTCCTCGGCTCGGTGAAGTCGATGATCGGCCACACCATGCCGGCCGCCGGGGTGGCCGGGCTGGTCAAGGCCGCCCTCGCCCTCCACCACGGCACCCTCCTGCCCACCCTCCACTGCGACGACCCCCACCCCGCCCTCGCCGCCACCCGCTTCCGCACACTGGAGCGGGCCCGCCCCTGGGAGACGGACGCCCGCCGGCCGGTCCGCCGGGCCGCCGTCAACGCGTTCGGCTTCGGCGGGATCAACGCCCATGTGGTGCTGGAGGAGGCACCGGGTTCCGGGTCCGCGCCGGGGGAGAGCGGACGTGCGCGTGCCGGCCGGGCGGAGGCATCGCGTGTCCGATCGGGGCCTGCGGAGGCAGCAGGGGCGCGGGCCCGTGCGGGCCGGGTGGAGGCCGCGTGTGCCGGAGCGGCGGCGCGGGAGACAGGGGGGACGGGAGCCGGGGTGCAACCGGGCGAGCGGGACCGGTCGGTGTCGGCCGGCGCCCTGAGTCCCGGATCCGCGAAGCCGGAGGCCACCCGGCCGCGTTCGGCGCCGGGCGAGGCGCCCGGTGTGCGCCCGGCGTCCCCTCCCGCGCAGGTCACCGAGCCCGAGCGGATCCTGCTGCTCGCCGCCGACGGCGTGGCGGACCTCGCCGCGCTCCTCGGTGGCGACGACGCGGCCGTCCTGGCCGCCGGACTCGACCCGGACCTGCCGCACGCCGACGCCGGCCCCGCCCGGCTCGGCATCGTGGCCCCGACCGCCAAGCGGCTCGCGCTGGCCCGCCGGGCCGTCGCCAAGGGGCGCGGCTGGCACGGCCGTGGCGATGTCTGGTTCCGGCCGCACCCGCTGCTCGGCCCCGCCGGCGGCGGCAGGCTGGCCTTCGTCTTCCCCGGCCTGGAGGGCGACTTCGCGCCCCGTACCGACGACATCGCCGCCCACTTCGGCCTCACCCCGCTGCCCGGCGGGGACGTCCGGGTCGGTGATGTGGGCCGGCACGGTTTCGGGGTCGTCGGGGTCGGCCGCCTGCTGGACCGGGCGCTGCGCCGCATGGGTGTCGTACCGGACGCGGTCGCCGGGCACAGCGTCGGCGAGTGGACGGCCATGGCGGCGGGCGGGCTCTACGCGCCGGACCAGGTCGACGCGTTCATGGCCGGGTTCGACCCGGACGCCCTCACCGTGCCCGGTCTCACCTTCGCCGCCCTCGGTACCTCGGCCGCGCACGTCCGCGCCGCGCTCGCCGAGTCCTGGGCGGACTCCGGGATCGTGCTCTCGCACGACAACGCGCCCCGCCAGTCCATGGTCTGCGGGCCCGGAGCGGCGGTCGAGGAACTCGTACGGTCCTTGCGTGCGCGGGGCGTGATCTGCCAGGTGCTGCCCTTCCGCTCCGGCTTCCACACGCCGATGCTTCAGCCGTACCTCGCGCCCATCGAGGAGGCCGCCGGCCGCTTCCGGCTCCATCCGCCGACGGTTCCGGTGTGGTCCGGGACCACCGCCGCGCCGTTCCCGCAGGCCGAAGGTGCGGTGCGCGAGCTGTTCGTACGGCATCTGCTGGAACCCGTCCGCTTCCGCGAGCTGACCGAGGCCCTGTACGCCGCCGGGCACCGCGTCTTCGTCCAGGTGGGCCCCGGCCGGCTCACCTCCCTGATCACCGACACCCTCGGCGACCGTGACCACCTGACCGTCGCCGCCAACGCCCCCGAGCGCAGCGGTATGTCCCAACTGCGCCGCGTGGCGGTGGCGTTGTGGGCCGCGGGGGCATCGGTGGCACCGGCGGTGCGACGGCACACGGCAGCGACTCCCTCCGTATCCGCGGCGCCGTGGACCGCAGCCGCTCCGTCGGCCGTGGCGTCCGGCACCGCAGCGATCACGTCGCCGGTATCTCCCCGTACCGCGGCGACCGCGCCCGCACGTCGCCGTCTCCCGCCCGTTCGGCTCGACCTCGGCGGCGCCCTGGTCTCGCTGGACGGCCCTGTACTCGACGCACTCCGCGCGGAACTGCGCTCCGCATTCCCTGCCGTGCGGCCCGCGCCCACGGTTCGCCAGGGGTTGTCCGCCGCCCAGCCCGCGCCCGTGACCGGCCCGCGAGCGCCCGCCGGGCACCCGGCGCCCGGTCACCGCCCGGGACGCCCGGCCGTCGCGCAACCCGTGCCCGCAGCGGGGCCGAGCGGCGCAGCGCTCGGTGGACTGGAGGGCCTCGCCGCGCACTCCCCGGCCGCCGCAGAGCTGACCGCCCTGCTGCGGGACACCGCGGACACCGCGGCCGAGCTGATCGCGGCGAGCGCCCGGCGCAACCGGACCGCCACGACCACAGCCACCGCAGCGACCACGGCCCCCGCGGCTGTCGCCCCGTCCCCGCGGCCCGGCACGCTTCCCACGCGTCCTGCCCCAGCCCCGGCCCCCGCCCCCGCTGCCCCGGCTCCCGCCGCCCCGGCCCCGGCATCCACCGCCCCCGTGCTCGCCACACCCCCGGTGCGCCCTGCCCCGGCGCCCGGGCCCGTCACGCCGAACCCGACGACGACCACCCTCCACGTCTCCCCCCGCACCATGCCCCACCTCCTCGACCACTGCTTCTTCCGGCAACGCCCCGACTGGCCGGACATGGAGGACCGTTGGCCGGTCGTCCCGGCCACCACGATCGTCCGGCACATGATGGACGCGGCGGAGGCGGCGGTGCCCGGCCTGCGGGCGGTCGCCGTGCGCGAGGCCCGATTCGACCGCTGGCTCACCGCCGCACCTCCCGTCGACGTACCGGTCACCGTCACCCCGGCCCCCGGCCACCCGGACCGCGTCACCGTCGCGTTCGGCCCCACGGCCCGCGCCACGGTCGAACTCGCCCGGCGCCACCCCGCACCACCTCCGCCCCGCCCCCTCCCGGACGTCCCCGAGCGCCGCCCGGAGCACACCGCCGCCGAGCTCTACCGGGACCGCTGGATGTTCCACGGCCCCGGGTTCCAGGGCCTGACCGACCTCACCGCGATCGGCGAGCGGCACATCCGGGGAGTGATCACCGCGCCCGCCGCTCCCGGCGCGCTGCTGGACAACGTGGGCCAGCTGCTCGGCTACTGGATCATGGCGACCGGTACGGAGCGGACCGTCGTCTTCCCCGTGCGGATGCGGCACCTGCGGTTCCACGGACCGCACCCGGCACCCGGCACGGAGGTGGGCTGTGTGCTGCGGATCACCTCGCTGACGGACACCGTCCTGGAGGCCGACGCGGAGCTCACCGTCGGCGGCCGGGTGTGGGCGGTGATCGGCGGCTGGCAGGACCGCCGCTTCGACAACGACCCCACCACCCGCCCGGTCGAACGCTTCCCGGAGCGCAACACCCTCTCCCAGGCCATGCCCGGCGGCTGGACGCTGGTGCACGAGCGCTGGCCCGACCTCGCCTCCCGTGAGCTGATCATGCGCAACTCGCTCGGCGGCGCCGAACGGGCCGAGTACGCCGCACGCCCGCCGCGCGGCCGCCGGCAGTGGCTGCTCGGCCGGATCGCCGTCAAGGACGCCGTGCGGCAGTGGCTCTGGCAGCACGCCGAAGGCCCCGTCTTCCCGGCCGAACTGCGCGTGCGCAACGACGAGTTGGGGCGTCCGTACGTCACCGGCGCACACGGCCGGACCCCGCCCCCGCTGGACGTCTCGCTCGCCCACCGCGCCGAGGCGGCCGTGGCGATCGTCCGGCCGCACAGCCCGCGGCCCGGCCCCGGCATCGACATCGAGGAGGTCACCGAGCGCGACCGGGCGACCCTCGCCACCGCGCTCGGCCCGGCCGAACTCCGCCTGCTGCGCGCCAGCGCCGCGGAGGGCGGGGAAGCGGTGTGGTTCACCCGGTTCTGGGCAGCCAAGGAGGCCGTGGCCAAGGCCGAGGGCGTCGGATTCGGCGGTCGGCCACGGGACTTCGCGGTGCTGGAGACCGCGCCGGACGGCAGCCGGCTACTGGTCTCCGGCCGCCTGGAGCGCGTCCACACCGTGCACTGCGCACCGGTGGCCAACCCGCCCGGCCTGCCGAAGCGCACCTACGTGGTGGCCTGGACGACCGGGCCCGGAGCCGACGACGGACACATCCACGAAGCACCCGACGACGCAGCCGAGGAGTTCCCCCGATGA
- a CDS encoding acyl carrier protein yields MNPTQPAPAQSTADTVLADLTGMLRTVLAEYGDDDVVIGLSTTFNRDLELESIDLVTLAGLLEERYGQRVNLAEFLAGMEFDEIIELTVGQLVEYVVRSLRTTQAG; encoded by the coding sequence ATGAACCCCACCCAGCCGGCCCCGGCGCAGTCCACCGCCGACACCGTGCTCGCCGACCTCACCGGCATGCTCCGCACCGTGCTCGCGGAGTACGGCGACGACGACGTGGTCATCGGCCTGTCCACCACCTTCAACCGTGACCTGGAGCTGGAGAGCATCGACCTGGTCACCCTGGCCGGGCTGCTGGAGGAGCGCTACGGGCAGCGGGTCAACCTGGCCGAGTTCCTGGCAGGCATGGAGTTCGACGAGATCATCGAGCTGACCGTCGGCCAACTCGTGGAGTACGTCGTCCGGAGCCTGCGGACCACGCAGGCGGGCTGA
- a CDS encoding alpha/beta fold hydrolase, translating to MADAGGIRLHVQRTGPADGRVPHATVVLVHGLLTDSLASYYFTVAPAFAAAGLDVVMYDLRGHGRSERPSHGYTLDHNIDDLEALLDRLAVTGPVHLVGNSYGGTIAFGFAARHPERTSSLTLIESEPATPAWAAKLGRILDRVMTELAHNEPDAIAWITTHRGHNTARLAKGAARLARETTLGRDIPASRVLTEAAIRAVRCPVLGVYGGESDLVGLVPLMRGLLTDYRAVVLPGHEHSVLVEAPTDVGGHVLDLIGAGAGVR from the coding sequence ATGGCCGACGCCGGCGGGATCCGGCTGCACGTCCAGCGCACGGGCCCGGCCGACGGCCGCGTCCCGCACGCCACGGTCGTCCTGGTGCACGGGCTGCTCACCGACAGCCTGGCCAGCTACTACTTCACCGTCGCGCCCGCGTTCGCCGCGGCCGGTCTCGACGTGGTCATGTACGACCTGCGCGGCCACGGCCGCAGTGAGCGCCCGTCGCACGGCTACACCCTCGACCACAACATCGACGACCTGGAGGCCCTCCTCGACCGGCTGGCCGTCACCGGGCCCGTCCACCTCGTCGGCAACTCCTACGGCGGCACGATCGCCTTCGGCTTCGCCGCCCGTCACCCGGAGCGCACGTCCAGTCTGACGCTGATCGAGTCCGAGCCCGCGACCCCCGCCTGGGCGGCGAAACTCGGCCGCATCCTCGACCGGGTCATGACCGAACTCGCCCACAACGAGCCGGACGCGATCGCCTGGATCACCACCCACCGGGGCCACAACACCGCCCGGCTGGCCAAGGGCGCGGCCCGGCTCGCCCGGGAGACCACCCTCGGCCGGGACATCCCCGCCAGCCGGGTGCTGACCGAGGCCGCGATCAGGGCCGTACGCTGCCCGGTCCTCGGCGTGTACGGCGGTGAGTCGGACCTCGTGGGGCTGGTGCCGCTGATGCGGGGGCTGCTGACCGACTACCGGGCGGTGGTGCTGCCCGGGCACGAGCACTCGGTGCTGGTCGAGGCGCCGACGGACGTGGGCGGGCACGTTCTGGACCTGATCGGCGCCGGGGCGGGGGTGCGATGA